One segment of Polypterus senegalus isolate Bchr_013 chromosome 8, ASM1683550v1, whole genome shotgun sequence DNA contains the following:
- the meis3 gene encoding homeobox protein Meis3 isoform X3, which produces MAQRYDELVHYPGMDGVPVPGFADPHGNRAVAHHPLTQGSPYGHGGGPHRTGLPTGLGASDLLKREKDEIYGHPLFPLLALIFEKCELATCSPRDGSGSFPGGDVCSSDSFNEDIAVFAKQIRSEKPLFSSNPEIDNLMIQAIQVLRFHLLELEKVHDLCDNFCHRYISCLKGKMPIDLVIEDRDSGSKSDVEDFTGSCTSLSDQNHSWIRDHEDATSTHSGTPGPSSSGLASQSGDNCSEQGDGLDNSVASPSTGDDDDLDRDKKRNKKRGIFPKVATNIMRAWLFQHLSHPYPSEEQKKQLAQDTGLTILQVNNWFINARRRIVQPMIDQSNRSGQGTPYSPDGQPMGGYVMDGQQHMGIRPPGPLGSMGIAMGMEGQWHYM; this is translated from the exons TATGATGAGCTCGTCCACTATCCTGGAATGGATGGGGTGCCCGTGCCAGGCTTCGCAGATCCTCACGGGAACAGGGCTGTGGCGCATCACCCTCTGACTCAAGGCTCACCGTATGGTCATGGTGGCGGTCCCCATAGAACCGGGCTGCCGACAGGTCTGGGAGCCAGCGATCTTCTCAAGAGAGAAAAGGACGAGATCTACGG CCACCCGCTCTTTCCATTGCTGGCCCTCATCTTTGAGAAGTGCGAACTGGCCACATGCTCGCCCCGAGACGGCTCTGGGTCCTTTCCTGGCGGGGACGTCTGCTCTTCCGACTCCTTCAACGAAGATATTGCGGTGTTTGCCAAGCAG atcCGCTCAGAGAAACCATTATTTTCATCAAACCCTGAGATAGATAATCTG ATGATTCAAGCCATACAAGTTCTGCGATTCCATCTTCTAGAGTTAGAAAAG GTTCATGATTTGTGTGATAACTTCTGCCATCGCTACATCAGCTGCCTCAAAGGGAAGATGCCCATTGACTTAGTGATTGAAGACCGGGATAGTGGTTCCAAATCAGATGTGGAAGACTTCACGGGTTCCTGCACCAGCCTATCTGACCAG AATCACTCATGGATCCGAGATCACGAAGATGCCACATCCACGCACTCGGGCACTCCTGGCCCATCAAGCAGTGGCCTGGCATCACAAAGCGGAGACAACTGCAGCGAGCAAG GTGATGGGCTGGATAACAGCGTGGCTTCCCCCAGCACAGGTGACGATGATGACCTTGACCGGGACAAGAAACGCAACAAGAAACGAGGCATCTTCCCCAAGGTGGCCACCAACATCATGCGAGCCTGGCTCTTCCAGCATCTCTCG CACCCTTACCCATCTGAGGAGCAGAAGAAGCAACTTGCCCAGGACACTGGCCTGACTATCTTGCAGGTCAACAACTG GTTTATCAATGCCCGGCGGCGTATTGTTCAGCCAATGATTGACCAGTCTAATCGCTCAG GTCAGGGAACTCCATACAGTCCAGATGGCCAACCAATGGGGGGCTACGTGATGGATGGCCAGCAGCACATGGGCATCCGACCGCCAG GGCCGCTGGGTAGCATGGGGATAGCGATGGGCATGGAAGGGCAGTGGCACTACATGTAG
- the meis3 gene encoding homeobox protein Meis3 isoform X2 encodes MAQRYDELVHYPGMDGVPVPGFADPHGNRAVAHHPLTQGSPYGHGGGPHRTGLPTGLGASDLLKREKDEIYGHPLFPLLALIFEKCELATCSPRDGSGSFPGGDVCSSDSFNEDIAVFAKQIRSEKPLFSSNPEIDNLMIQAIQVLRFHLLELEKVHDLCDNFCHRYISCLKGKMPIDLVIEDRDSGSKSDVEDFTGSCTSLSDQNHSWIRDHEDATSTHSGTPGPSSSGLASQSGDNCSEQGDDDDLDRDKKRNKKRGIFPKVATNIMRAWLFQHLSHPYPSEEQKKQLAQDTGLTILQVNNWFINARRRIVQPMIDQSNRSGQGTPYSPDGQPMGGYVMDGQQHMGIRPPGLQGMASLASEYPGGAMGLGLAQPGYPPHGAPSLRHPPSLHTYHPPHAAMMLHGAPGAHGAHHVLTTPNPGEPLLGGQGMDIHAH; translated from the exons TATGATGAGCTCGTCCACTATCCTGGAATGGATGGGGTGCCCGTGCCAGGCTTCGCAGATCCTCACGGGAACAGGGCTGTGGCGCATCACCCTCTGACTCAAGGCTCACCGTATGGTCATGGTGGCGGTCCCCATAGAACCGGGCTGCCGACAGGTCTGGGAGCCAGCGATCTTCTCAAGAGAGAAAAGGACGAGATCTACGG CCACCCGCTCTTTCCATTGCTGGCCCTCATCTTTGAGAAGTGCGAACTGGCCACATGCTCGCCCCGAGACGGCTCTGGGTCCTTTCCTGGCGGGGACGTCTGCTCTTCCGACTCCTTCAACGAAGATATTGCGGTGTTTGCCAAGCAG atcCGCTCAGAGAAACCATTATTTTCATCAAACCCTGAGATAGATAATCTG ATGATTCAAGCCATACAAGTTCTGCGATTCCATCTTCTAGAGTTAGAAAAG GTTCATGATTTGTGTGATAACTTCTGCCATCGCTACATCAGCTGCCTCAAAGGGAAGATGCCCATTGACTTAGTGATTGAAGACCGGGATAGTGGTTCCAAATCAGATGTGGAAGACTTCACGGGTTCCTGCACCAGCCTATCTGACCAG AATCACTCATGGATCCGAGATCACGAAGATGCCACATCCACGCACTCGGGCACTCCTGGCCCATCAAGCAGTGGCCTGGCATCACAAAGCGGAGACAACTGCAGCGAGCAAG GTGACGATGATGACCTTGACCGGGACAAGAAACGCAACAAGAAACGAGGCATCTTCCCCAAGGTGGCCACCAACATCATGCGAGCCTGGCTCTTCCAGCATCTCTCG CACCCTTACCCATCTGAGGAGCAGAAGAAGCAACTTGCCCAGGACACTGGCCTGACTATCTTGCAGGTCAACAACTG GTTTATCAATGCCCGGCGGCGTATTGTTCAGCCAATGATTGACCAGTCTAATCGCTCAG GTCAGGGAACTCCATACAGTCCAGATGGCCAACCAATGGGGGGCTACGTGATGGATGGCCAGCAGCACATGGGCATCCGACCGCCAG gtcttcAGGGGATGGCAAGCCTGGCTTCAGAGTACCCTGGTGGTGCAATGGGTCTAGGCCTGGCCCAGCCTGGGTATCCACCTCATGGGGCACCTTCCCTGCGTCACCCCCCTTCCCTGCACACCTACCACCCTCCACATGCAGCGATGATGCTGCACGGAGCTCCTGGCGCTCACGGTGCACACCATGTTCTCACCACGCCAAATCCTGGCGAACCGTTACTGGGGGGCCAAGGCATGGACATACATGCCCATTAG
- the meis3 gene encoding homeobox protein Meis3 isoform X1, with translation MAQRYDELVHYPGMDGVPVPGFADPHGNRAVAHHPLTQGSPYGHGGGPHRTGLPTGLGASDLLKREKDEIYGHPLFPLLALIFEKCELATCSPRDGSGSFPGGDVCSSDSFNEDIAVFAKQIRSEKPLFSSNPEIDNLMIQAIQVLRFHLLELEKVHDLCDNFCHRYISCLKGKMPIDLVIEDRDSGSKSDVEDFTGSCTSLSDQNHSWIRDHEDATSTHSGTPGPSSSGLASQSGDNCSEQGDGLDNSVASPSTGDDDDLDRDKKRNKKRGIFPKVATNIMRAWLFQHLSHPYPSEEQKKQLAQDTGLTILQVNNWFINARRRIVQPMIDQSNRSGQGTPYSPDGQPMGGYVMDGQQHMGIRPPGLQGMASLASEYPGGAMGLGLAQPGYPPHGAPSLRHPPSLHTYHPPHAAMMLHGAPGAHGAHHVLTTPNPGEPLLGGQGMDIHAH, from the exons TATGATGAGCTCGTCCACTATCCTGGAATGGATGGGGTGCCCGTGCCAGGCTTCGCAGATCCTCACGGGAACAGGGCTGTGGCGCATCACCCTCTGACTCAAGGCTCACCGTATGGTCATGGTGGCGGTCCCCATAGAACCGGGCTGCCGACAGGTCTGGGAGCCAGCGATCTTCTCAAGAGAGAAAAGGACGAGATCTACGG CCACCCGCTCTTTCCATTGCTGGCCCTCATCTTTGAGAAGTGCGAACTGGCCACATGCTCGCCCCGAGACGGCTCTGGGTCCTTTCCTGGCGGGGACGTCTGCTCTTCCGACTCCTTCAACGAAGATATTGCGGTGTTTGCCAAGCAG atcCGCTCAGAGAAACCATTATTTTCATCAAACCCTGAGATAGATAATCTG ATGATTCAAGCCATACAAGTTCTGCGATTCCATCTTCTAGAGTTAGAAAAG GTTCATGATTTGTGTGATAACTTCTGCCATCGCTACATCAGCTGCCTCAAAGGGAAGATGCCCATTGACTTAGTGATTGAAGACCGGGATAGTGGTTCCAAATCAGATGTGGAAGACTTCACGGGTTCCTGCACCAGCCTATCTGACCAG AATCACTCATGGATCCGAGATCACGAAGATGCCACATCCACGCACTCGGGCACTCCTGGCCCATCAAGCAGTGGCCTGGCATCACAAAGCGGAGACAACTGCAGCGAGCAAG GTGATGGGCTGGATAACAGCGTGGCTTCCCCCAGCACAGGTGACGATGATGACCTTGACCGGGACAAGAAACGCAACAAGAAACGAGGCATCTTCCCCAAGGTGGCCACCAACATCATGCGAGCCTGGCTCTTCCAGCATCTCTCG CACCCTTACCCATCTGAGGAGCAGAAGAAGCAACTTGCCCAGGACACTGGCCTGACTATCTTGCAGGTCAACAACTG GTTTATCAATGCCCGGCGGCGTATTGTTCAGCCAATGATTGACCAGTCTAATCGCTCAG GTCAGGGAACTCCATACAGTCCAGATGGCCAACCAATGGGGGGCTACGTGATGGATGGCCAGCAGCACATGGGCATCCGACCGCCAG gtcttcAGGGGATGGCAAGCCTGGCTTCAGAGTACCCTGGTGGTGCAATGGGTCTAGGCCTGGCCCAGCCTGGGTATCCACCTCATGGGGCACCTTCCCTGCGTCACCCCCCTTCCCTGCACACCTACCACCCTCCACATGCAGCGATGATGCTGCACGGAGCTCCTGGCGCTCACGGTGCACACCATGTTCTCACCACGCCAAATCCTGGCGAACCGTTACTGGGGGGCCAAGGCATGGACATACATGCCCATTAG